In Mycobacteriales bacterium, one genomic interval encodes:
- a CDS encoding metalloregulator ArsR/SmtB family transcription factor gives MPSALPLLESDLATCCSPVTGGVLDQAAAEQLAHIFKALGDPTRVRLLSLIAAHADAEACVCDLTAPVNLSQPTVSHHLKQLVDAGLLTREQRGKWAYYRVVDDTLSVLADTLRRPTT, from the coding sequence ATGCCATCCGCGCTGCCGCTGCTCGAATCCGACCTCGCCACCTGCTGCAGCCCGGTCACCGGTGGCGTGCTCGACCAGGCCGCCGCCGAGCAGCTGGCCCACATCTTCAAGGCCCTCGGCGATCCGACCCGGGTCCGCCTGCTGTCCCTGATCGCGGCGCACGCAGACGCGGAGGCGTGCGTCTGTGACCTCACCGCCCCGGTCAATCTGTCCCAGCCCACGGTGTCCCATCACCTTAAGCAGCTGGTCGACGCCGGTCTGCTCACCCGCGAGCAGCGCGGTAAGTGGGCCTACTACCGCGTTGTGGACGACACGCTCAGCGTGCTCGCCGACACCCTCCGACGCCCGACGACCTAG